ATGGCCTGCAGCGGCCGATACAGCAACTTCTGCAGGATGACGATCAGCAGCACAAAATTGCCCGCCTGTACCAGGAGCGTCCAATCGATCTTGTCCAACTATTTTTCCTCCATAATAAACCGAGGCTGTTTAACTTTTTTGTAACTGGACGAAACAAGGGTGGTGACAACCTAAAATACCGATATTTTACTTATCACCACCCATTCTTGATTTGTATTTATTCGGTAGCGCCGGCCGTACCGGCGAAATCAGCTTGCCCTGTCGGCATGGTAATGGAGCTATTTAAAACAACCCCTTCTTCAACAACCAATACCGGAGTCTGGATGGTTCCCTCGACAACAGCAGGAGCACGCAGTTCAACTTTATTACGAGCCTCGATAGTACCCTTAAATGAGCCTGACAGAATAAGAGTGCCGACCTTGATATCAGCCTGTATTTGAGCGGAATGGCCCGCAATCAAGGTGTCGGTTGAAGTGACGCTGCCCTGAAAGTGCCCATCCATACGCACAATATCATCAAACACCAGCGTACCTTCAAATTTGCTGCCCTCGCCGAGAAAAGCCCTGATTTCTCCTGATTGAATGGATGTATCTTTGGGTGAAGACTTTTTTTCTTTGCGTCCCATCAGAGATTCCTTCCTTTACTCAACATGATATTCCAAGACGTTCCAGAAGGCGGTCAAGATCGTCAGCAGAGAAATAACTAATTTCGATTTTGCCCCCCTTTTTCTTTGACACAATTTTAACTTTGGTTCCCAGGCTTTGTTTAAGGTTATCTTCCAAGGCCTGCATATTGGGATCTGTTTTTTTAGGTGGGGGGGG
This DNA window, taken from Syntrophotalea carbinolica DSM 2380, encodes the following:
- a CDS encoding bactofilin family protein translates to MGRKEKKSSPKDTSIQSGEIRAFLGEGSKFEGTLVFDDIVRMDGHFQGSVTSTDTLIAGHSAQIQADIKVGTLILSGSFKGTIEARNKVELRAPAVVEGTIQTPVLVVEEGVVLNSSITMPTGQADFAGTAGATE